A portion of the Caenorhabditis elegans chromosome III genome contains these proteins:
- the par-3 gene encoding PDZ domain-containing protein (Confirmed by transcript evidence), whose amino-acid sequence MHNGRGGRYDVCPPPPPPPYHFNHVHTPPSKVIVQQQKQQQKAHREPPPSYPASKMTTTNDNVTILAITDEANGGSTTPTYSQIQKQQHHYAQPLPYARKFDGGPSTPIASAFGSVTVNHQAHRAASPYNVGFARSNSRDFAPQPTHSKERRDSVVEVSSFDQIPQSGLRVSTPKPSRQSEDVIDGKPMNQPILRSSLRTEASGSRTEEATPVKQSRVTLSPEVEKKLAEQDERKSERRKHYDKNPGRFARGSDRKSRITDALLDARDRIADQLESQNPAEETKSQMIRVKIDQGPMPGTSLVTFPPIPEKSENEKQLGIEVNAVFDESSELPGTSEPTKLSSVQIMKIEDGGRIAKDGRIRVGDCIVAIDGKPVDQMSIIRVRASISDLAAVTSRPVTLIINRSLESFLEQESSAKPIQSALQQANTQYIGHTTVVELIKSSNGFGFTVTGRETAKGERLFYIGTVKPYGVALGHLKSGDRLLEINGTPTGQWTQSEIVEKLKETMVGEKIKFLVSRVSQSAIMSTSASSENKENEETLKVVEEEKIPQKLPLPALMTPPVPKDTPALSPSGASRFEIVIPFINGSSSAGLGVSLKARVSKKSNGSKVDCGIFIKNVMHGGAAFKEGGLRVDDRIVGVEDIDLEPLDNREAQAALAKKLKEVGMISSNVRLTISRYNECNPGQISRDLSRITVDASSPSPSSRMSSHTAPDSLLPSPATRGTSSSGADSSHSRQSSASSAVPAVPARLTERDSIVSDGTSRNDESELPDSADPFNREGLGRKSLSEKRGMGAAADPQHIKLFQDIKHQRQNSDMLNRRSQSMESINRPVESILRGTGQIPTGSSSKVQFMQAASPDQHPFPPGAALLRLKNEESRSRDKSRRKSMGNAMRNFFGFGSKSRDASPEKTPTESVQLRSVERPKSIIDERNNGSSERAPPPLPPHQSQRRGSGGNVFVDYGEPYGLIPQYPHNTTSGYESYADSELYDRYAAHRYHPRGGPIIDEDEYIYRQQSTSGNSPINTSSYVNYGLPASNAYHVGSRIPPQTSSGSISKTSGAMRRVYPAEYDEDVAYHQQIPQQSTRYQQGSGSGRGNADYHHMFNSWFAYTGGGAVGAAPVIKSSYGSSPVRIAAASAIERGESFVVEPVSGSSASATDRRGRSTSSGAVASGSSSTGFQYAAKEKYADARSGKFNGGSTRLFIPRHGGGLSAAAFATNFGGEAYETRGGGAGGSPSQYRRRDQGPPHRFPQY is encoded by the exons ATGCATAACGGTCGTGGTGGTCGATATGACGTTTGCcctcctccaccaccaccaccctATCACTTTAACCATGTGCATACACCGCCGTCAAAAGTCATCGTCCAGCAGCAGAAACAGCAACAAAAAGCTCATCGAGAGCCGCCGCCGAGCTATCCTGCCTCCAAAATGACCACCACAAATGATAATGTTACG atcctGGCAATCACTGATGAAGCTAATGGCGGATCAACTACTCCAACGTattctcaaattcaaaaacaacagCATCACTATGCACAACCTCTACCATATGCTAGGAAATTCGATGGAGGACCATCAACACCGATTGCGAGTGcttttg gaAGCGTAACTGTCAACCATCAGGCTCACCGTGCTGCATCTCCATATAATGTCGGATTTGCAAGAAGCAATTCTCGAGACTTTGCGCCACAGCCAACACATTCGAAAGAACGACGCGACTCGGTTGTCGAAGTGAGCAGTTTTGATCAGATTCCACAATCTGGGCTTCGAGTATCGACACCGAAACCGAGCAGACAATCGGAGGATGTTATAGACGGAAAACCAATGAATCAACCGATTCTGCGATCCTCACTTAGAACTGAAGCTTCAGGAAGTCGTACCGAAGAAGCGACGCCTGTAAAACAATCCAGAGTTACGTTGAGCCCAGAAGTTGAGAAGAAGCTCGCCGAGCAGGATGAACGGAAAAGTGAACGTAGGAAACATTATGATAAGAATCCTGGACGATTTGCGAGAGGTTCTGATCGAAAATCAAGGATAACTGATGCTCTTTTGGATGCTCGTGACAGAATCGCCGATCAACTAGAAAGTCAGAATCCAGCAGAAGAGACGAAAAGTCAGATGATTCGAGTGAAAATTGATCAAGGTCCCATGCCAGGAACGTCGCTTGTCACTTTCCCACcgattccagaaaaatcagaaaacgaaAAGCAGTTGGGAATAGAGGTGAATGCAGTATTTGATGAATCATCTGAACTACCGGGAACATCAGAACCTACTAAACTTAGTTCTGTTCAAATTATGAAGATCGAAGATGGTGGTCGAATTGCAAAAGATGGACGGATACGAGTTGGTGATTGTATTGTTGCAATAGATGGAAAACCCGTTGATCAGATGTCCATTATTCGAGTACGTGCTTCAATCTCAGATCTTGCGGCGGTCACTTCACGTCCAGTTACTTTGATTATCAATCGATCATTGGAATCATTTCTTGAGCAGGAATCGTCGGCTAAGCCAATTCAATCGGCTCTACAACAGGCGAATACTCAATATATCGGGCATACGACAGTTGTTGAATTGATAAAGA gctcTAATGGATTTGGCTTCACTGTGACCGGACGTGAAACTGCAAAAGGAGAACGTCTATTCTACATTGGTACCGTTAAACCGTACGGAGTTGCTCTCGGTCATCTAAAATCTGGAGACAGACTTCTAGAGATCAATGGAACCCCGACGGGACAGTGGACGCAATCCGAGATTGTGGAAAAGTTGAAAGAGACGATGGTCGGTGAGAAGATAAAGTTTCTCGTGTCGAGAGTCTCTCAAAGTGCTATAATGAGCACGTCTGCTTCATCTGAGAATAAGGAAAATGAGGAGACACTGAAAGTTGTTGAAGAGGAGAAGATTCCACAGAAGCTTCCGTTACCGGCTCTTATGACACCTCCAGTACCAAAAGATACTCCAGCTCTGTCACCTTCCGGAGCATCACGATTTGAGATTGTGATTCCATTCATCAACGGATCAAGTTCCGCAGGGCTCGGAGTTAGTCTGAAGGCTCGagtatcgaaaaaatcaaatggatCAAAAGTGGATTGTGGAATCTTTATCAAGAATGTGATGCATGGAGGTGCTGCATTCAAAGAAGGAGGTCTACGAGTTGATGATCGAATTGTTGGAGTTGAGGATATCGATTTGGAGCCACTGGACAATCGGGAAGCTCAGGCGGCGTTGGCTAAGAAATTAAAAGAAGTTGGAATGATTAGCTCAAATGTGAGACTGACGATTAGCAGATACAATGAATGTAATCCTGGACAAATCTCAAGGGATTTATCAAGAATTACTGTGGATGCTTCATCACCATCACCTTCATCTCGAATGTCTTCGCATACAGCTCCAGATTCTTTACTTCCATCACCAGCAACTCGTGGAACATCGTCTAGTGGAGCAGATTCTTCTCACTCGAGGCAATCGTCCGCTTCATCAGCTGTTCCAGCAGTGCCTGCAAGACTAACTGAAAGGGATTCGATTGTTTCAGACGGAACAAGTCGGAATGATGAATCAGAACTTCCTGATTCGGCTGATCCGTTTAATCGGGAAGGTCTCGGAAGGAAAAGTCTCAGTGAAAAAAGAGGAATGGGAGCAGCTGCTGATCCACAGCACATCAAATTGTTCCAAGATATCAAACATCAGAGACAGAATAGTG ATATGCTGAATCGCCGTTCTCAGAGCATGGAAAGTATAAATCGGCCAGTGGAGAGCATTCTCCGTGGAACGGGGCAAATTCCAACAGGATCatcttcaaaagttcaatttatGCAAGCAGCGAGTCCTGATCAACATCCATTTCCACCTGGAGCCGCATTGCTTAGATTGAAGAATGAAGAGAGTCGATCAAGAGATAAATCAAGAAGAAAGAGTATgggaaa TGCGATGCGAAACTTCTTTGGATTCGGAAGCAAATCAAGAGATGCATCACCAGAAAAAACACCGACTGAATCAGTTCAATTAAGATCTGTAGAACGACCTAAATCAATAATTGATGAAAGAAATAATGGATCATCTGAACGTGCTCCACCTCCTCTACCACCACATCAATCACAACGACGTGGAAGTGGTGGAAATGTATTTGTAGATTATGGTGAACCATATGGACTCATTCCACAGTATCCCCATAATACG ACTTCCGGATATGAGTCGTACGCCGACTCTGAGCTCTACGATCGATACGCGGCCCATCGCTATCACCCGCGTGGGGGCCCAATCATCGATGAAGACGAATACATTTACAGACAACAGAGTACCAGCGGTAATTCACCGATCAACACGTCGTCCTATGTCAACTATGGATTACCAGC atctAATGCGTACCATGTCGGTTCCCGAATACCACCACAAACCTCCAGTGGAAGTATCTCGAAAACCAGTGGAGCGATGCGTCGTGTCTATCCCGCCGAATACGATGAAGACGTCGCCTACCATCAACAAATTCCCCAACAATCAACGAGATATCAACAGGGTAGCGGTAGTGGACGTGGTAACGCCGACTACCATCACATGTTCAACTCGTGGTTCGCGTACACTGGCGGTGGAGCAGTCGGCGCCGCTCCGGTCATCAAGTCCTCGTACGGATCATCGCCGGTACGGATCGCAGCCGCTTCGGCCATCGAACGAGGCGAATCGTTCGTCGTCGAGCCCGTCAGTGGTTCGTCGGCCTCGGCCACTGACCGTCGGGGACGGAGCACTTCGAGTGGAGCCGTTGCCTCTGGATCATCATCAACTGGGTTCCAATATGCCGCGAAGGAGAAGTATGCGGATGCtcgatctggaaaattcaatggTGGATCGACCCGACTCTTTATTCCAAGACACGGCGGTGGGCTCAGCGCGGCTGCGTTTGCAACAAACTTCGGGGGAGAAGCCTACGAGACACGTGGTGGAGGAGCCGGCGGCTCGCCGAGCCAATACCGTCGCAGAGATCAGGGACCGCCTCATCGTTTTCCCCAGTACTAG